Proteins encoded within one genomic window of Chrysiogenia bacterium:
- a CDS encoding outer membrane lipoprotein-sorting protein has translation LVKESRMAEDYTFEITFEGERGGKNIIEITCIPKPEAAIVWGKVVVIVEQGTYLPVRLDYYDEDLDLARTLSYSGNKRFGDRTLPARLTITPTDKPGESTTVIYEDIRFNLDLPDSQFTLRELQR, from the coding sequence CTGGTGAAAGAATCCCGCATGGCCGAGGACTACACCTTCGAGATCACCTTTGAAGGAGAGCGAGGCGGCAAGAACATCATCGAGATCACCTGCATTCCCAAGCCCGAGGCTGCCATCGTCTGGGGCAAGGTCGTGGTGATCGTCGAGCAGGGAACGTATCTGCCCGTGCGGCTCGACTACTACGATGAGGACCTCGACCTGGCCCGCACGCTCAGCTACAGCGGCAACAAGCGCTTCGGCGACCGCACCCTGCCGGCGCGGCTGACCATCACGCCCACCGACAAGCCCGGCGAATCGACGACGGTCATCTACGAGGACATCCGCTTCAATCTCGACCTTCCCGATT